The proteins below come from a single Oncorhynchus keta strain PuntledgeMale-10-30-2019 unplaced genomic scaffold, Oket_V2 Un_contig_624_pilon_pilon, whole genome shotgun sequence genomic window:
- the LOC127925783 gene encoding uncharacterized protein LOC127925783 isoform X26, with protein sequence MPKSQANSDYRQLCSIFRQVSLAKQYDYRQRCSIFRQVSLAKQDDYRQLCSIFRQVSLAKQDDYRQLCSIFRQVSLAKQDDYRQLCSIFRQVSLAKQDDYRHLCSIFRQVSLAKQDDYRHLCSIFRQVSLAKQDDYRQLCSIFRQVSLAKQDDYRQLCSILKQVSLAKQDDYRQLCSIFRQVSLAKQDDYRQLCSIFRQVSLAKQDDYRQHCSIFRQVSLAKQDDYRQLCSIFRQVSLAKQDDYRQLCSIFRQVSLAKQDDYRQLCSIFRQVSLAKQDDYRQLCSIFRQVSLAKQDDYRQLCSILKQVSLAKQDDYRQHCSIFRQVSLAKQDDYRQLCSIFRQVSLAKQDDYRQLCSIFRQVSLAKQDEYRQLCSILKQVSLAKQDEYRQLCSILKQVSLAKQDHYRQYSRGRT encoded by the exons ATGCCCAAGTCCCAGGCCAATAGTGACTACAGACaactctgcagtatatttaggcaggttagcctagctaaacagtATGACTACAGACAGCgctgcagtatatttaggcaggttagcctagctaaacaggatgactacagacagctctgcagtatatttaggcaggttagcctagctaaacaggatgactacagacagctctgcagtatatttaggcag gttagcctagctaaacaggatgactacagacaactctgcagtatatttaggcaggttagcctagctaaacaggatgactacagacatctctgcagtatatttaggcaggttagcctagctaaacaggatgactacagacatctctgcagtatatttaggcaggttagcctagctaaacaggatgactacagacagctctgcagtatatttaggcag gttagcctagctaaacaggatgactacagacaactCTGCAGCATACTAAagcaggttagcctagctaaacaggatgactacagacagctctgcagtatatttaggcag gttagcctagctaaacaggatgactacagacagctctgcagtatatttaggcaggttagcctagctaaacaggatgactacagacagcactgcagtatatttaggcaggttagcctagctaaacaggatgactacagacagctctgcagtatatttaggcag gttagcctagctaaacaggatgactacagacagctctgcagtatatttaggcaggttagcctagctaaacaggatgactacagacagctctgcagtatatttaggcaggttagcctagctaaacaggatgactacagacagctctgcagtatatttaggcag gttagcctagctaaacaggatgactacagacaactCTGCAGCATACTAAagcaggttagcctagctaaacaggatgactacagacagcactgcagtatatttaggcaggttagcctagctaaacaggatgactacagacagctctgcagtatatttaggcaggttagcctagctaaacaggatgactacagacagctctgcagtatatttaggcaggttagcctagctaaacaggatgaatacagacagctctgcagcatactaaagcaggttagcctagctaaacaggatgaatacagacagctctgcagcatactaaagcaggttagcctagctaaacaggatcactacagacagtacagtagggGGAGAACATAA
- the LOC127925783 gene encoding uncharacterized protein LOC127925783 isoform X32 yields MPKSQANSDYRQLCSIFRQVSLAKQYDYRQRCSIFRQVSLAKQDDYRQLCSIFRQVSLAKQDDYRQLCSIFRQVSLAKQDDYRQLCSIFRQVSLAKQDDYRHLCSIFRQVSLAKQDDYRHLCSIFRQVSLAKQDDYRQLCSIFRQVSLAKQDDYRQLCSILKQVSLAKQDDYRQLCSIFRQVSLAKQDDYRQLCSIFRQVSLAKQDDYRQLCSIFRQVSLAKQDDYRQLCSIFRQVSLAKQDDYRQLCSIFRQVSLAKQDDYRQLCSILKQVSLAKQDDYRQHCSIFRQVSLAKQDDYRQLCSIFRQVSLAKQDDYRQLCSIFRQVSLAKQDEYRQLCSILKQVSLAKQDEYRQLCSILKQVSLAKQDHYRQYSRGRT; encoded by the exons ATGCCCAAGTCCCAGGCCAATAGTGACTACAGACaactctgcagtatatttaggcaggttagcctagctaaacagtATGACTACAGACAGCgctgcagtatatttaggcaggttagcctagctaaacaggatgactacagacagctctgcagtatatttaggcaggttagcctagctaaacaggatgactacagacagctctgcagtatatttaggcag gttagcctagctaaacaggatgactacagacaactctgcagtatatttaggcaggttagcctagctaaacaggatgactacagacatctctgcagtatatttaggcaggttagcctagctaaacaggatgactacagacatctctgcagtatatttaggcaggttagcctagctaaacaggatgactacagacagctctgcagtatatttaggcag gttagcctagctaaacaggatgactacagacaactCTGCAGCATACTAAagcaggttagcctagctaaacaggatgactacagacagctctgcagtatatttaggcag gttagcctagctaaacaggatgactacagacagctctgcagtatatttaggcag gttagcctagctaaacaggatgactacagacaactctgcagtatatttaggcaggttagcctagctaaacaggatgactacagacaactctgcagtatatttaggcaggttagcctagctaaacaggatgactacagacagctctgcagtatatttaggcag gttagcctagctaaacaggatgactacagacaactCTGCAGCATACTAAagcaggttagcctagctaaacaggatgactacagacagcactgcagtatatttaggcaggttagcctagctaaacaggatgactacagacagctctgcagtatatttaggcaggttagcctagctaaacaggatgactacagacagctctgcagtatatttaggcaggttagcctagctaaacaggatgaatacagacagctctgcagcatactaaagcaggttagcctagctaaacaggatgaatacagacagctctgcagcatactaaagcaggttagcctagctaaacaggatcactacagacagtacagtagggGGAGAACATAA
- the LOC127925783 gene encoding uncharacterized protein LOC127925783 isoform X11 produces MPKSQANSDYRQLCSIFRQVSLAKQYDYRQRCSIFRQVSLAKQDDYRQLCSIFRQVSLAKQDDYRQLCSIFRQVSLAKQDDYRQLCSIFRQVSLAKQDDYRHLCSIFRQVSLAKQDDYRHLCSIFRQVSLAKQDDYRQLCSIFRQVSLAKQDDYRQLCSILKQVSLAKQDDYRQLCSIFRQVSLAKQDDYRQLCSIFRQVSLAKQDDYRQHCSIFRQVSLAKQDDYRQLCSIFRQVSLAKQDDYRQLCSIFRQVSLAKQDDYRQLCSIFRQVSLAKQDDYRQLCSIFRQVSLAKQDDYRQLCSIFRQVSLAKQDDYRQLCSIFRQVSLAKQDDYRQLCSIFRQVSLAKQDDYRQLCSILKQVSLAKQDDYRQHCSIFRQVSLAKQDDYRQLCSIFRQVSLAKQDDYRQLCSIFRQVSLAKQDEYRQLCSILKQVSLAKQDEYRQLCSILKQVSLAKQDHYRQYSRGRT; encoded by the exons ATGCCCAAGTCCCAGGCCAATAGTGACTACAGACaactctgcagtatatttaggcaggttagcctagctaaacagtATGACTACAGACAGCgctgcagtatatttaggcaggttagcctagctaaacaggatgactacagacagctctgcagtatatttaggcaggttagcctagctaaacaggatgactacagacagctctgcagtatatttaggcag gttagcctagctaaacaggatgactacagacaactctgcagtatatttaggcaggttagcctagctaaacaggatgactacagacatctctgcagtatatttaggcaggttagcctagctaaacaggatgactacagacatctctgcagtatatttaggcaggttagcctagctaaacaggatgactacagacagctctgcagtatatttaggcag gttagcctagctaaacaggatgactacagacaactCTGCAGCATACTAAagcaggttagcctagctaaacaggatgactacagacagctctgcagtatatttaggcag gttagcctagctaaacaggatgactacagacagctctgcagtatatttaggcaggttagcctagctaaacaggatgactacagacagcactgcagtatatttaggcaggttagcctagctaaacaggatgactacagacagctctgcagtatatttaggcag gttagcctagctaaacaggatgactacagacagctctgcagtatatttaggcaggttagcctagctaaacaggatgactacagacagctctgcagtatatttaggcaggttagcctagctaaacaggatgactacagacagctctgcagtatatttaggcag gttagcctagctaaacaggatgactacagacaactctgcagtatatttaggcaggttagcctagctaaacaggatgactacagacaactctgcagtatatttaggcaggttagcctagctaaacaggatgactacagacagctctgcagtatatttaggcag gttagcctagctaaacaggatgactacagacaactCTGCAGCATACTAAagcaggttagcctagctaaacaggatgactacagacagcactgcagtatatttaggcaggttagcctagctaaacaggatgactacagacagctctgcagtatatttaggcaggttagcctagctaaacaggatgactacagacagctctgcagtatatttaggcaggttagcctagctaaacaggatgaatacagacagctctgcagcatactaaagcaggttagcctagctaaacaggatgaatacagacagctctgcagcatactaaagcaggttagcctagctaaacaggatcactacagacagtacagtagggGGAGAACATAA
- the LOC127925783 gene encoding uncharacterized protein LOC127925783 isoform X25: MPKSQANSDYRQLCSIFRQVSLAKQYDYRQRCSIFRQVSLAKQDDYRQLCSIFRQVSLAKQDDYRQLCSIFRQVSLAKQDDYRQLCSIFRQVSLAKQDDYRHLCSIFRQVSLAKQDDYRHLCSIFRQVSLAKQDDYRQLCSIFRQVSLAKQDDYRQLCSILKQVSLAKQDDYRQLCSIFRQVSLAKQDDYRQLCSIFRQVSLAKQDDYRQHCSIFRQVSLAKQDDYRQLCSIFRQVSLAKQDDYRQLCSIFRQVSLAKQDDYRQLCSIFRQVSLAKQDDYRQLCSIFRQVSLAKQDDYRQLCSIFRQVSLAKQDDYRQLCSIFRQVSLAKQDDYRQLCSIFRQVSLAKQDDYRQLCSIFRQVSLAKQDEYRQLCSILKQVSLAKQDEYRQLCSILKQVSLAKQDHYRQYSRGRT, from the exons ATGCCCAAGTCCCAGGCCAATAGTGACTACAGACaactctgcagtatatttaggcaggttagcctagctaaacagtATGACTACAGACAGCgctgcagtatatttaggcaggttagcctagctaaacaggatgactacagacagctctgcagtatatttaggcaggttagcctagctaaacaggatgactacagacagctctgcagtatatttaggcag gttagcctagctaaacaggatgactacagacaactctgcagtatatttaggcaggttagcctagctaaacaggatgactacagacatctctgcagtatatttaggcaggttagcctagctaaacaggatgactacagacatctctgcagtatatttaggcaggttagcctagctaaacaggatgactacagacagctctgcagtatatttaggcag gttagcctagctaaacaggatgactacagacaactCTGCAGCATACTAAagcaggttagcctagctaaacaggatgactacagacagctctgcagtatatttaggcag gttagcctagctaaacaggatgactacagacagctctgcagtatatttaggcaggttagcctagctaaacaggatgactacagacagcactgcagtatatttaggcaggttagcctagctaaacaggatgactacagacagctctgcagtatatttaggcag gttagcctagctaaacaggatgactacagacagctctgcagtatatttaggcaggttagcctagctaaacaggatgactacagacagctctgcagtatatttaggcaggttagcctagctaaacaggatgactacagacagctctgcagtatatttaggcaggttagcctagctaaacaggatgactacagacagctctgcagtatatttaggcag gttagcctagctaaacaggatgactacagacagctctgcagtatatttaggcag gttagcctagctaaacaggatgactacagacagctctgcagtatatttaggcaggttagcctagctaaacaggatgactacagacagctctgcagtatatttaggcaggttagcctagctaaacaggatgaatacagacagctctgcagcatactaaagcaggttagcctagctaaacaggatgaatacagacagctctgcagcatactaaagcaggttagcctagctaaacaggatcactacagacagtacagtagggGGAGAACATAA
- the LOC127925783 gene encoding uncharacterized protein LOC127925783 isoform X3 — translation MPKSQANSDYRQLCSIFRQVSLAKQYDYRQRCSIFRQVSLAKQDDYRQLCSIFRQVSLAKQDDYRQLCSIFRQVSLAKQDDYRQLCSIFRQVSLAKQDDYRHLCSIFRQVSLAKQDDYRHLCSIFRQVSLAKQDDYRQLCSIFRQVSLAKQDDYRQLCSILKQVSLAKQDDYRQLCSIFRQVSLAKQDDYRQLCSIFRQVSLAKQDDYRQHCSIFRQVSLAKQDDYRQLCSIFRQVSLAKQDDYRQLCSIFRQVSLAKQDDYRQLCSIFRQVSLAKQDDYRQLCSIFRQVSLAKQDDYRQLCSIFRQVSLAKQDDYRQLCSIFRQVSLAKQDDYRQLCSIFRQVSLAKQDDYRQLCSIFRQVSLAKQDDYRQLCSILKQVSLAKQDDYRQHCSIFRQVSLAKQDDYRQLCSIFRQVSLAKQDDYRQLCSIFRQVSLAKQDEYRQLCSILKQVSLAKQDEYRQLCSILKQVSLAKQDHYRQYSRGRT, via the exons ATGCCCAAGTCCCAGGCCAATAGTGACTACAGACaactctgcagtatatttaggcaggttagcctagctaaacagtATGACTACAGACAGCgctgcagtatatttaggcaggttagcctagctaaacaggatgactacagacagctctgcagtatatttaggcaggttagcctagctaaacaggatgactacagacagctctgcagtatatttaggcag gttagcctagctaaacaggatgactacagacaactctgcagtatatttaggcaggttagcctagctaaacaggatgactacagacatctctgcagtatatttaggcaggttagcctagctaaacaggatgactacagacatctctgcagtatatttaggcaggttagcctagctaaacaggatgactacagacagctctgcagtatatttaggcag gttagcctagctaaacaggatgactacagacaactCTGCAGCATACTAAagcaggttagcctagctaaacaggatgactacagacagctctgcagtatatttaggcag gttagcctagctaaacaggatgactacagacagctctgcagtatatttaggcaggttagcctagctaaacaggatgactacagacagcactgcagtatatttaggcaggttagcctagctaaacaggatgactacagacagctctgcagtatatttaggcag gttagcctagctaaacaggatgactacagacagctctgcagtatatttaggcaggttagcctagctaaacaggatgactacagacagctctgcagtatatttaggcaggttagcctagctaaacaggatgactacagacagctctgcagtatatttaggcaggttagcctagctaaacaggatgactacagacagctctgcagtatatttaggcag gttagcctagctaaacaggatgactacagacaactctgcagtatatttaggcaggttagcctagctaaacaggatgactacagacaactctgcagtatatttaggcaggttagcctagctaaacaggatgactacagacagctctgcagtatatttaggcag gttagcctagctaaacaggatgactacagacaactCTGCAGCATACTAAagcaggttagcctagctaaacaggatgactacagacagcactgcagtatatttaggcaggttagcctagctaaacaggatgactacagacagctctgcagtatatttaggcaggttagcctagctaaacaggatgactacagacagctctgcagtatatttaggcaggttagcctagctaaacaggatgaatacagacagctctgcagcatactaaagcaggttagcctagctaaacaggatgaatacagacagctctgcagcatactaaagcaggttagcctagctaaacaggatcactacagacagtacagtagggGGAGAACATAA
- the LOC127925783 gene encoding uncharacterized protein LOC127925783 isoform X14, translating to MPKSQANSDYRQLCSIFRQVSLAKQYDYRQRCSIFRQVSLAKQDDYRQLCSIFRQVSLAKQDDYRQLCSIFRQVSLAKQDDYRQLCSIFRQVSLAKQDDYRHLCSIFRQVSLAKQDDYRHLCSIFRQVSLAKQDDYRQLCSIFRQVSLAKQDDYRQLCSILKQVSLAKQDDYRQLCSIFRQVSLAKQDDYRQLCSIFRQVSLAKQDDYRQHCSIFRQVSLAKQDDYRQLCSIFRQVSLAKQDDYRQLCSIFRQVSLAKQDDYRQLCSIFRQVSLAKQDDYRQLCSIFRQVSLAKQDDYRQLCSIFRQVSLAKQDDYRQLCSIFRQVSLAKQDDYRQLCSILKQVSLAKQDDYRQHCSIFRQVSLAKQDDYRQLCSIFRQVSLAKQDDYRQLCSIFRQVSLAKQDEYRQLCSILKQVSLAKQDEYRQLCSILKQVSLAKQDHYRQYSRGRT from the exons ATGCCCAAGTCCCAGGCCAATAGTGACTACAGACaactctgcagtatatttaggcaggttagcctagctaaacagtATGACTACAGACAGCgctgcagtatatttaggcaggttagcctagctaaacaggatgactacagacagctctgcagtatatttaggcaggttagcctagctaaacaggatgactacagacagctctgcagtatatttaggcag gttagcctagctaaacaggatgactacagacaactctgcagtatatttaggcaggttagcctagctaaacaggatgactacagacatctctgcagtatatttaggcaggttagcctagctaaacaggatgactacagacatctctgcagtatatttaggcaggttagcctagctaaacaggatgactacagacagctctgcagtatatttaggcag gttagcctagctaaacaggatgactacagacaactCTGCAGCATACTAAagcaggttagcctagctaaacaggatgactacagacagctctgcagtatatttaggcag gttagcctagctaaacaggatgactacagacagctctgcagtatatttaggcaggttagcctagctaaacaggatgactacagacagcactgcagtatatttaggcaggttagcctagctaaacaggatgactacagacagctctgcagtatatttaggcag gttagcctagctaaacaggatgactacagacagctctgcagtatatttaggcaggttagcctagctaaacaggatgactacagacagctctgcagtatatttaggcaggttagcctagctaaacaggatgactacagacagctctgcagtatatttaggcaggttagcctagctaaacaggatgactacagacagctctgcagtatatttaggcag gttagcctagctaaacaggatgactacagacagctctgcagtatatttaggcag gttagcctagctaaacaggatgactacagacaactCTGCAGCATACTAAagcaggttagcctagctaaacaggatgactacagacagcactgcagtatatttaggcaggttagcctagctaaacaggatgactacagacagctctgcagtatatttaggcaggttagcctagctaaacaggatgactacagacagctctgcagtatatttaggcaggttagcctagctaaacaggatgaatacagacagctctgcagcatactaaagcaggttagcctagctaaacaggatgaatacagacagctctgcagcatactaaagcaggttagcctagctaaacaggatcactacagacagtacagtagggGGAGAACATAA
- the LOC127925783 gene encoding uncharacterized protein LOC127925783 isoform X36, whose product MPKSQANSDYRQLCSIFRQVSLAKQYDYRQRCSIFRQVSLAKQDDYRQLCSIFRQVSLAKQDDYRQLCSIFRQVSLAKQDDYRQLCSIFRQVSLAKQDDYRHLCSIFRQVSLAKQDDYRHLCSIFRQVSLAKQDDYRQLCSIFRQVSLAKQDDYRQLCSILKQVSLAKQDDYRQLCSIFRQVSLAKQDDYRQLCSIFRQVSLAKQDDYRQLCSIFRQVSLAKQDDYRQLCSIFRQVSLAKQDDYRQLCSILKQVSLAKQDDYRQHCSIFRQVSLAKQDDYRQLCSIFRQVSLAKQDDYRQLCSIFRQVSLAKQDEYRQLCSILKQVSLAKQDEYRQLCSILKQVSLAKQDHYRQYSRGRT is encoded by the exons ATGCCCAAGTCCCAGGCCAATAGTGACTACAGACaactctgcagtatatttaggcaggttagcctagctaaacagtATGACTACAGACAGCgctgcagtatatttaggcaggttagcctagctaaacaggatgactacagacagctctgcagtatatttaggcaggttagcctagctaaacaggatgactacagacagctctgcagtatatttaggcag gttagcctagctaaacaggatgactacagacaactctgcagtatatttaggcaggttagcctagctaaacaggatgactacagacatctctgcagtatatttaggcaggttagcctagctaaacaggatgactacagacatctctgcagtatatttaggcaggttagcctagctaaacaggatgactacagacagctctgcagtatatttaggcag gttagcctagctaaacaggatgactacagacaactCTGCAGCATACTAAagcaggttagcctagctaaacaggatgactacagacagctctgcagtatatttaggcag gttagcctagctaaacaggatgactacagacagctctgcagtatatttaggcag gttagcctagctaaacaggatgactacagacagctctgcagtatatttaggcag gttagcctagctaaacaggatgactacagacagctctgcagtatatttaggcag gttagcctagctaaacaggatgactacagacaactCTGCAGCATACTAAagcaggttagcctagctaaacaggatgactacagacagcactgcagtatatttaggcaggttagcctagctaaacaggatgactacagacagctctgcagtatatttaggcaggttagcctagctaaacaggatgactacagacagctctgcagtatatttaggcaggttagcctagctaaacaggatgaatacagacagctctgcagcatactaaagcaggttagcctagctaaacaggatgaatacagacagctctgcagcatactaaagcaggttagcctagctaaacaggatcactacagacagtacagtagggGGAGAACATAA
- the LOC127925783 gene encoding uncharacterized protein LOC127925783 isoform X16, with translation MPKSQANSDYRQLCSIFRQVSLAKQYDYRQRCSIFRQVSLAKQDDYRQLCSIFRQVSLAKQDDYRQLCSIFRQVSLAKQDDYRQLCSIFRQVSLAKQDDYRHLCSIFRQVSLAKQDDYRHLCSIFRQVSLAKQDDYRQLCSIFRQVSLAKQDDYRQLCSILKQVSLAKQDDYRQLCSIFRQVSLAKQDDYRQLCSIFRQVSLAKQDDYRQHCSIFRQVSLAKQDDYRQLCSIFRQVSLAKQDDYRQLCSIFRQVSLAKQDDYRQLCSIFRQVSLAKQDDYRQLCSIFRQVSLAKQDDYRQLCSIFRQVSLAKQDDYRQLCSIFRQVSLAKQDDYRQLCSILKQVSLAKQDDYRQHCSIFRQVSLAKQDDYRQLCSIFRQVSLAKQDDYRQLCSIFRQVSLAKQDEYRQLCSILKQVSLAKQDEYRQLCSILKQVSLAKQDHYRQYSRGRT, from the exons ATGCCCAAGTCCCAGGCCAATAGTGACTACAGACaactctgcagtatatttaggcaggttagcctagctaaacagtATGACTACAGACAGCgctgcagtatatttaggcaggttagcctagctaaacaggatgactacagacagctctgcagtatatttaggcaggttagcctagctaaacaggatgactacagacagctctgcagtatatttaggcag gttagcctagctaaacaggatgactacagacaactctgcagtatatttaggcaggttagcctagctaaacaggatgactacagacatctctgcagtatatttaggcaggttagcctagctaaacaggatgactacagacatctctgcagtatatttaggcaggttagcctagctaaacaggatgactacagacagctctgcagtatatttaggcag gttagcctagctaaacaggatgactacagacaactCTGCAGCATACTAAagcaggttagcctagctaaacaggatgactacagacagctctgcagtatatttaggcag gttagcctagctaaacaggatgactacagacagctctgcagtatatttaggcaggttagcctagctaaacaggatgactacagacagcactgcagtatatttaggcaggttagcctagctaaacaggatgactacagacagctctgcagtatatttaggcag gttagcctagctaaacaggatgactacagacagctctgcagtatatttaggcaggttagcctagctaaacaggatgactacagacagctctgcagtatatttaggcag gttagcctagctaaacaggatgactacagacaactctgcagtatatttaggcaggttagcctagctaaacaggatgactacagacaactctgcagtatatttaggcaggttagcctagctaaacaggatgactacagacagctctgcagtatatttaggcag gttagcctagctaaacaggatgactacagacaactCTGCAGCATACTAAagcaggttagcctagctaaacaggatgactacagacagcactgcagtatatttaggcaggttagcctagctaaacaggatgactacagacagctctgcagtatatttaggcaggttagcctagctaaacaggatgactacagacagctctgcagtatatttaggcaggttagcctagctaaacaggatgaatacagacagctctgcagcatactaaagcaggttagcctagctaaacaggatgaatacagacagctctgcagcatactaaagcaggttagcctagctaaacaggatcactacagacagtacagtagggGGAGAACATAA